One Anas platyrhynchos isolate ZD024472 breed Pekin duck chromosome 10, IASCAAS_PekinDuck_T2T, whole genome shotgun sequence genomic window carries:
- the LOC101800121 gene encoding H(+)/Cl(-) exchange transporter 5 isoform X3 produces MDQKGYRRGSFQSSTSDEDMLEIAGASLDFPMADDDPPLDREMGGFSSYNGGEMNGTSKMMDFLEEPLPGVGTYEDFNTIDWVREKSRDRDRHREITSRSKESTWALIHSVSDAFSGWLLMLFIGLLAGSLAGLIDISAHWMTDLKEGVCLAGFWFNHEHCCWKSNTTFTDRDKCPEWKSWSQLIIGHGEGAFAYILNYLMYVIWALLFSLLAVLLVKGFAPYACGSGIPEIKTILSGFIIRGYLGKWTLIIKTITLVLAVSSGLSLGKEGPLVHVACCCGNILCHLFTKYRKNEAKRREVLSAAAAAGVSVAFGAPIGGVLFSLEEVSYYFPLKTLWRSFFAALVAAFTLRSINPFGNSRLVLFYVEFHMPWHLLELVPFVLLGIFGGLWGAFFIRSNIAWCRRRKTTKLGKYPVLEVFVVTAITAILAFPNEYTRMSTSELISELFNDCGILDSSKLCEYVNDFNSTKGDDLPDRAAGPGVYTAMWQLALALVMKVFITIFTFGMKVPSGLFIPSMAVGAIAGRLLGVAMEQLAFYHHDWVIFSGWCSQGADCITPGLYAMVGAAACLGGVTRMTVSLVVIMFELTGGLEYIVPLMAAAMTSKWMADAIGREGIYDAHIRLNGYPFLEAKEEFSHKTLAMDVMRPRRNDPPLTVITQDSMTVEDVETIINETTYSGYPVVVSRESQRLVGFVLRRDLIISIENARKKQDGIVSTSIIYFTDHSPPLPPSFPSMLKLRSILDLSPFTVTDQTPMEIVVDIFRKLGLRQCLVTHNGKLLGIITKKDVLKHIAQLANQDPDSILFN; encoded by the exons ATGGATCAAAAAGGTTATCGACGAGGAAGTTTCCAGAGCAGCACTAGTGATGAAGATATGCTAGAAATAGCAGGAGCATCTCTGGACTTCCCCATGGCAGATGATGACCCACCACTCGACAGAGAGATGGGAG GATTTTCCTCATATAATGGAGGAGAGATGAACGGCACAAGCAAAATGATGGATTTCCTGGAGGAACCTCTTCCTGGTGTGGGGACCTATGAAGATTTTAACACTATAGATTGGGTGCGAGAGAAGTCCAGGGACCGGGACAGGCACAGAGAG ATTACCAGCAGAAGCAAAGAGTCAACATGGGCCCTGATACACAGCGTGAGCGATGCTTTTTCTGGCTGGCTGTTGATGCTGTTCATTGGGTTGTTAGCAG gttCCTTAGCAGGTCTGATAGACATATCTGCCCACTGGATGACGGATTTGAAAGAAGGAGTGTGTTTAGCAGGCTTCTGGTTTAACCAtgagcactgctgctggaaatCCAACACAACCTTTACAGACAGAGACAAGTGTCCCGAATGGAAGAGCTGGTCACAGCTTATTATTGGCCATGGAGAG GGGGCTTTTGCATACATTCTCAACTACTTGATGTATGTTATCTGGGCTTTGTTATTCTCCCTTCTTGCTGTGTTACTTGTGAAGGGCTTTGCTCCTTATGCCTGCGGCTCAGGAATTCCAGAG ATCAAAACTATCTTAAGTGGTTTCATCATTAGAGGCTACTTGGGCAAGTGGACGCTGATCATCAAAACCATTACCTTAGTGCTGGCGGTGTCCTCTGGCCTGAGCTTGGGAAAAGAGGGCCCCCTGGTGCACGTtgcctgctgctgtggaaaTATCTTGTGTCATCTCTTCACCAAGTACAGGAAGAATGAAGCCAAGCGCAGAGAG GTTTtatcagcagctgcagctgctggtgtgTCTGTAGCTTTTGGTGCACCGATTGGAGGAGTGCTCTTTAGTCTGGAAGAG gtCAGTTACTATTTTCCTCTCAAGACACTATGGCGGTCCTTCTTTGCTGCTCTGGTGGCTGCGTTTACTTTGCGCTCCATCAATCCTTTTGGGAACAGCCGCCTGGTTCTCTTCTACGTGGAGTTTCACATGCCCTGGCATCTTCTGGAGCTTGTGCCATTCGTCCTCTTGGGAATATTTGGTGGGCTTTGGGGAGCTTTCTTCATTCGCAGCAACATTGCCTGGTGCAGGCGACGTAAGACAACCAAGCTTGGTAAATACCCTGTGCTGGAGGTGTTTGTAGTGACTGCCATCACAGCCATCCTGGCCTTCCCTAATGAGTATACCAGAATGAGCACCAGTGAGCTGATCTCTGAACTCTTCAATGACTGTGGGATTTTGGACTCTTCCAAGCTCTGTGAGTATGTGAATGACTTCAACAGCACCAAAGGGGATGACCTGCCAGACCGAGCTGCTGGCCCAGGAGTTTACACAGCCATGTGGCAGCTGGCTTTGGCCCTTGTAATGAAAGTCTTCATCACAATCTTCACCTTTGGCATGAAG GTCCCCTCGGGGCTCTTCATCCCAAGCATGGCAGTAGGTGCTATAGCAGGAAGATTGCTAGGAGTAGCAATGGAGCAGCTGGCCTTTTACCACCACGACTGGGTCATCTTCAGTGGCTGGTGCAGCCAAGGAGCTGACTGTATCACTCCAGGCCTATATGCAATGGTTGGGGCTGCAGCATGTCTAG GAGGGGTGACCCGAATGACTGTGTCACTAGTGGTCATTATGTTTGAGCTCACGGGCGGACTGGAATACATAGTTCCTCTGATGGCAGCAGCCATGACCAGCAAGTGGATGGCTGATGCTATCGGGCGGGAAGGCATTTACGATGCCCACATTCGTCTCAATGGCTACCCTTTCTTGGAAGCCAAGGAGGAGTTCTCGCACAAGACACTTGCAATGGACGTCATGAGACCACGGAGGAATGATCCTCCTCTGACTGTCATTACTCAGGACAGCATGACAGTAGAAGATGTTGAGACCATCATCAATGAAACTACGTACAGTGGCTACCCAGTGGTGGTGTCACGGGAGTCCCAAAGACTGGTTGGATTTGTTCTCAGGAGAGACCTCATCATTTCAATCG AAAATGCCCGGAAGAAGCAGGATGGAATTGTGAGCActtcaattatttatttcactgaCCACTCTCCTCCACTGCCTCCAAGCTTCCCCTCCATGCTGAAACTCAGGAGCATCCTGGACCTCAGTCCTTTTACAGTGACAGACCAAACACCCATGGAAATTGTCGTGGATATATTTCGCAAGCTTGGATTGCGCCAGTGCCTGGTCACTCATAATgg gaaGCTACTTGGAATCATTACCAAAAAGGATGTACTAAAGCACATTGCACAGCTGGCTAACCAGGACCCAGATTCTATACTCTTCAATTAA
- the LOC101800121 gene encoding H(+)/Cl(-) exchange transporter 5 isoform X5, with protein sequence MMTHHSTERWEITSRSKESTWALIHSVSDAFSGWLLMLFIGLLAGSLAGLIDISAHWMTDLKEGVCLAGFWFNHEHCCWKSNTTFTDRDKCPEWKSWSQLIIGHGEGAFAYILNYLMYVIWALLFSLLAVLLVKGFAPYACGSGIPEIKTILSGFIIRGYLGKWTLIIKTITLVLAVSSGLSLGKEGPLVHVACCCGNILCHLFTKYRKNEAKRREVLSAAAAAGVSVAFGAPIGGVLFSLEEVSYYFPLKTLWRSFFAALVAAFTLRSINPFGNSRLVLFYVEFHMPWHLLELVPFVLLGIFGGLWGAFFIRSNIAWCRRRKTTKLGKYPVLEVFVVTAITAILAFPNEYTRMSTSELISELFNDCGILDSSKLCEYVNDFNSTKGDDLPDRAAGPGVYTAMWQLALALVMKVFITIFTFGMKVPSGLFIPSMAVGAIAGRLLGVAMEQLAFYHHDWVIFSGWCSQGADCITPGLYAMVGAAACLGGVTRMTVSLVVIMFELTGGLEYIVPLMAAAMTSKWMADAIGREGIYDAHIRLNGYPFLEAKEEFSHKTLAMDVMRPRRNDPPLTVITQDSMTVEDVETIINETTYSGYPVVVSRESQRLVGFVLRRDLIISIENARKKQDGIVSTSIIYFTDHSPPLPPSFPSMLKLRSILDLSPFTVTDQTPMEIVVDIFRKLGLRQCLVTHNGKLLGIITKKDVLKHIAQLANQDPDSILFN encoded by the exons ATGATGACCCACCACTCGACAGAGAGATGGGAG ATTACCAGCAGAAGCAAAGAGTCAACATGGGCCCTGATACACAGCGTGAGCGATGCTTTTTCTGGCTGGCTGTTGATGCTGTTCATTGGGTTGTTAGCAG gttCCTTAGCAGGTCTGATAGACATATCTGCCCACTGGATGACGGATTTGAAAGAAGGAGTGTGTTTAGCAGGCTTCTGGTTTAACCAtgagcactgctgctggaaatCCAACACAACCTTTACAGACAGAGACAAGTGTCCCGAATGGAAGAGCTGGTCACAGCTTATTATTGGCCATGGAGAG GGGGCTTTTGCATACATTCTCAACTACTTGATGTATGTTATCTGGGCTTTGTTATTCTCCCTTCTTGCTGTGTTACTTGTGAAGGGCTTTGCTCCTTATGCCTGCGGCTCAGGAATTCCAGAG ATCAAAACTATCTTAAGTGGTTTCATCATTAGAGGCTACTTGGGCAAGTGGACGCTGATCATCAAAACCATTACCTTAGTGCTGGCGGTGTCCTCTGGCCTGAGCTTGGGAAAAGAGGGCCCCCTGGTGCACGTtgcctgctgctgtggaaaTATCTTGTGTCATCTCTTCACCAAGTACAGGAAGAATGAAGCCAAGCGCAGAGAG GTTTtatcagcagctgcagctgctggtgtgTCTGTAGCTTTTGGTGCACCGATTGGAGGAGTGCTCTTTAGTCTGGAAGAG gtCAGTTACTATTTTCCTCTCAAGACACTATGGCGGTCCTTCTTTGCTGCTCTGGTGGCTGCGTTTACTTTGCGCTCCATCAATCCTTTTGGGAACAGCCGCCTGGTTCTCTTCTACGTGGAGTTTCACATGCCCTGGCATCTTCTGGAGCTTGTGCCATTCGTCCTCTTGGGAATATTTGGTGGGCTTTGGGGAGCTTTCTTCATTCGCAGCAACATTGCCTGGTGCAGGCGACGTAAGACAACCAAGCTTGGTAAATACCCTGTGCTGGAGGTGTTTGTAGTGACTGCCATCACAGCCATCCTGGCCTTCCCTAATGAGTATACCAGAATGAGCACCAGTGAGCTGATCTCTGAACTCTTCAATGACTGTGGGATTTTGGACTCTTCCAAGCTCTGTGAGTATGTGAATGACTTCAACAGCACCAAAGGGGATGACCTGCCAGACCGAGCTGCTGGCCCAGGAGTTTACACAGCCATGTGGCAGCTGGCTTTGGCCCTTGTAATGAAAGTCTTCATCACAATCTTCACCTTTGGCATGAAG GTCCCCTCGGGGCTCTTCATCCCAAGCATGGCAGTAGGTGCTATAGCAGGAAGATTGCTAGGAGTAGCAATGGAGCAGCTGGCCTTTTACCACCACGACTGGGTCATCTTCAGTGGCTGGTGCAGCCAAGGAGCTGACTGTATCACTCCAGGCCTATATGCAATGGTTGGGGCTGCAGCATGTCTAG GAGGGGTGACCCGAATGACTGTGTCACTAGTGGTCATTATGTTTGAGCTCACGGGCGGACTGGAATACATAGTTCCTCTGATGGCAGCAGCCATGACCAGCAAGTGGATGGCTGATGCTATCGGGCGGGAAGGCATTTACGATGCCCACATTCGTCTCAATGGCTACCCTTTCTTGGAAGCCAAGGAGGAGTTCTCGCACAAGACACTTGCAATGGACGTCATGAGACCACGGAGGAATGATCCTCCTCTGACTGTCATTACTCAGGACAGCATGACAGTAGAAGATGTTGAGACCATCATCAATGAAACTACGTACAGTGGCTACCCAGTGGTGGTGTCACGGGAGTCCCAAAGACTGGTTGGATTTGTTCTCAGGAGAGACCTCATCATTTCAATCG AAAATGCCCGGAAGAAGCAGGATGGAATTGTGAGCActtcaattatttatttcactgaCCACTCTCCTCCACTGCCTCCAAGCTTCCCCTCCATGCTGAAACTCAGGAGCATCCTGGACCTCAGTCCTTTTACAGTGACAGACCAAACACCCATGGAAATTGTCGTGGATATATTTCGCAAGCTTGGATTGCGCCAGTGCCTGGTCACTCATAATgg gaaGCTACTTGGAATCATTACCAAAAAGGATGTACTAAAGCACATTGCACAGCTGGCTAACCAGGACCCAGATTCTATACTCTTCAATTAA
- the LOC101800121 gene encoding H(+)/Cl(-) exchange transporter 5 isoform X2 — translation MGLEVLAMDQKGYRRGSFQSSTSDEDMLEIAGASLDFPMADDDPPLDREMGGFSSYNGGEMNGTSKMMDFLEEPLPGVGTYEDFNTIDWVREKSRDRDRHREITSRSKESTWALIHSVSDAFSGWLLMLFIGLLAGSLAGLIDISAHWMTDLKEGVCLAGFWFNHEHCCWKSNTTFTDRDKCPEWKSWSQLIIGHGEGAFAYILNYLMYVIWALLFSLLAVLLVKGFAPYACGSGIPEIKTILSGFIIRGYLGKWTLIIKTITLVLAVSSGLSLGKEGPLVHVACCCGNILCHLFTKYRKNEAKRREVLSAAAAAGVSVAFGAPIGGVLFSLEEVSYYFPLKTLWRSFFAALVAAFTLRSINPFGNSRLVLFYVEFHMPWHLLELVPFVLLGIFGGLWGAFFIRSNIAWCRRRKTTKLGKYPVLEVFVVTAITAILAFPNEYTRMSTSELISELFNDCGILDSSKLCEYVNDFNSTKGDDLPDRAAGPGVYTAMWQLALALVMKVFITIFTFGMKVPSGLFIPSMAVGAIAGRLLGVAMEQLAFYHHDWVIFSGWCSQGADCITPGLYAMVGAAACLGGVTRMTVSLVVIMFELTGGLEYIVPLMAAAMTSKWMADAIGREGIYDAHIRLNGYPFLEAKEEFSHKTLAMDVMRPRRNDPPLTVITQDSMTVEDVETIINETTYSGYPVVVSRESQRLVGFVLRRDLIISIENARKKQDGIVSTSIIYFTDHSPPLPPSFPSMLKLRSILDLSPFTVTDQTPMEIVVDIFRKLGLRQCLVTHNGKLLGIITKKDVLKHIAQLANQDPDSILFN, via the exons GTTTGGAAGTTCTGGCCATGGATCAAAAAGGTTATCGACGAGGAAGTTTCCAGAGCAGCACTAGTGATGAAGATATGCTAGAAATAGCAGGAGCATCTCTGGACTTCCCCATGGCAGATGATGACCCACCACTCGACAGAGAGATGGGAG GATTTTCCTCATATAATGGAGGAGAGATGAACGGCACAAGCAAAATGATGGATTTCCTGGAGGAACCTCTTCCTGGTGTGGGGACCTATGAAGATTTTAACACTATAGATTGGGTGCGAGAGAAGTCCAGGGACCGGGACAGGCACAGAGAG ATTACCAGCAGAAGCAAAGAGTCAACATGGGCCCTGATACACAGCGTGAGCGATGCTTTTTCTGGCTGGCTGTTGATGCTGTTCATTGGGTTGTTAGCAG gttCCTTAGCAGGTCTGATAGACATATCTGCCCACTGGATGACGGATTTGAAAGAAGGAGTGTGTTTAGCAGGCTTCTGGTTTAACCAtgagcactgctgctggaaatCCAACACAACCTTTACAGACAGAGACAAGTGTCCCGAATGGAAGAGCTGGTCACAGCTTATTATTGGCCATGGAGAG GGGGCTTTTGCATACATTCTCAACTACTTGATGTATGTTATCTGGGCTTTGTTATTCTCCCTTCTTGCTGTGTTACTTGTGAAGGGCTTTGCTCCTTATGCCTGCGGCTCAGGAATTCCAGAG ATCAAAACTATCTTAAGTGGTTTCATCATTAGAGGCTACTTGGGCAAGTGGACGCTGATCATCAAAACCATTACCTTAGTGCTGGCGGTGTCCTCTGGCCTGAGCTTGGGAAAAGAGGGCCCCCTGGTGCACGTtgcctgctgctgtggaaaTATCTTGTGTCATCTCTTCACCAAGTACAGGAAGAATGAAGCCAAGCGCAGAGAG GTTTtatcagcagctgcagctgctggtgtgTCTGTAGCTTTTGGTGCACCGATTGGAGGAGTGCTCTTTAGTCTGGAAGAG gtCAGTTACTATTTTCCTCTCAAGACACTATGGCGGTCCTTCTTTGCTGCTCTGGTGGCTGCGTTTACTTTGCGCTCCATCAATCCTTTTGGGAACAGCCGCCTGGTTCTCTTCTACGTGGAGTTTCACATGCCCTGGCATCTTCTGGAGCTTGTGCCATTCGTCCTCTTGGGAATATTTGGTGGGCTTTGGGGAGCTTTCTTCATTCGCAGCAACATTGCCTGGTGCAGGCGACGTAAGACAACCAAGCTTGGTAAATACCCTGTGCTGGAGGTGTTTGTAGTGACTGCCATCACAGCCATCCTGGCCTTCCCTAATGAGTATACCAGAATGAGCACCAGTGAGCTGATCTCTGAACTCTTCAATGACTGTGGGATTTTGGACTCTTCCAAGCTCTGTGAGTATGTGAATGACTTCAACAGCACCAAAGGGGATGACCTGCCAGACCGAGCTGCTGGCCCAGGAGTTTACACAGCCATGTGGCAGCTGGCTTTGGCCCTTGTAATGAAAGTCTTCATCACAATCTTCACCTTTGGCATGAAG GTCCCCTCGGGGCTCTTCATCCCAAGCATGGCAGTAGGTGCTATAGCAGGAAGATTGCTAGGAGTAGCAATGGAGCAGCTGGCCTTTTACCACCACGACTGGGTCATCTTCAGTGGCTGGTGCAGCCAAGGAGCTGACTGTATCACTCCAGGCCTATATGCAATGGTTGGGGCTGCAGCATGTCTAG GAGGGGTGACCCGAATGACTGTGTCACTAGTGGTCATTATGTTTGAGCTCACGGGCGGACTGGAATACATAGTTCCTCTGATGGCAGCAGCCATGACCAGCAAGTGGATGGCTGATGCTATCGGGCGGGAAGGCATTTACGATGCCCACATTCGTCTCAATGGCTACCCTTTCTTGGAAGCCAAGGAGGAGTTCTCGCACAAGACACTTGCAATGGACGTCATGAGACCACGGAGGAATGATCCTCCTCTGACTGTCATTACTCAGGACAGCATGACAGTAGAAGATGTTGAGACCATCATCAATGAAACTACGTACAGTGGCTACCCAGTGGTGGTGTCACGGGAGTCCCAAAGACTGGTTGGATTTGTTCTCAGGAGAGACCTCATCATTTCAATCG AAAATGCCCGGAAGAAGCAGGATGGAATTGTGAGCActtcaattatttatttcactgaCCACTCTCCTCCACTGCCTCCAAGCTTCCCCTCCATGCTGAAACTCAGGAGCATCCTGGACCTCAGTCCTTTTACAGTGACAGACCAAACACCCATGGAAATTGTCGTGGATATATTTCGCAAGCTTGGATTGCGCCAGTGCCTGGTCACTCATAATgg gaaGCTACTTGGAATCATTACCAAAAAGGATGTACTAAAGCACATTGCACAGCTGGCTAACCAGGACCCAGATTCTATACTCTTCAATTAA
- the LOC101800121 gene encoding H(+)/Cl(-) exchange transporter 5 isoform X4 — MNGTSKMMDFLEEPLPGVGTYEDFNTIDWVREKSRDRDRHREITSRSKESTWALIHSVSDAFSGWLLMLFIGLLAGSLAGLIDISAHWMTDLKEGVCLAGFWFNHEHCCWKSNTTFTDRDKCPEWKSWSQLIIGHGEGAFAYILNYLMYVIWALLFSLLAVLLVKGFAPYACGSGIPEIKTILSGFIIRGYLGKWTLIIKTITLVLAVSSGLSLGKEGPLVHVACCCGNILCHLFTKYRKNEAKRREVLSAAAAAGVSVAFGAPIGGVLFSLEEVSYYFPLKTLWRSFFAALVAAFTLRSINPFGNSRLVLFYVEFHMPWHLLELVPFVLLGIFGGLWGAFFIRSNIAWCRRRKTTKLGKYPVLEVFVVTAITAILAFPNEYTRMSTSELISELFNDCGILDSSKLCEYVNDFNSTKGDDLPDRAAGPGVYTAMWQLALALVMKVFITIFTFGMKVPSGLFIPSMAVGAIAGRLLGVAMEQLAFYHHDWVIFSGWCSQGADCITPGLYAMVGAAACLGGVTRMTVSLVVIMFELTGGLEYIVPLMAAAMTSKWMADAIGREGIYDAHIRLNGYPFLEAKEEFSHKTLAMDVMRPRRNDPPLTVITQDSMTVEDVETIINETTYSGYPVVVSRESQRLVGFVLRRDLIISIENARKKQDGIVSTSIIYFTDHSPPLPPSFPSMLKLRSILDLSPFTVTDQTPMEIVVDIFRKLGLRQCLVTHNGKLLGIITKKDVLKHIAQLANQDPDSILFN; from the exons ATGAACGGCACAAGCAAAATGATGGATTTCCTGGAGGAACCTCTTCCTGGTGTGGGGACCTATGAAGATTTTAACACTATAGATTGGGTGCGAGAGAAGTCCAGGGACCGGGACAGGCACAGAGAG ATTACCAGCAGAAGCAAAGAGTCAACATGGGCCCTGATACACAGCGTGAGCGATGCTTTTTCTGGCTGGCTGTTGATGCTGTTCATTGGGTTGTTAGCAG gttCCTTAGCAGGTCTGATAGACATATCTGCCCACTGGATGACGGATTTGAAAGAAGGAGTGTGTTTAGCAGGCTTCTGGTTTAACCAtgagcactgctgctggaaatCCAACACAACCTTTACAGACAGAGACAAGTGTCCCGAATGGAAGAGCTGGTCACAGCTTATTATTGGCCATGGAGAG GGGGCTTTTGCATACATTCTCAACTACTTGATGTATGTTATCTGGGCTTTGTTATTCTCCCTTCTTGCTGTGTTACTTGTGAAGGGCTTTGCTCCTTATGCCTGCGGCTCAGGAATTCCAGAG ATCAAAACTATCTTAAGTGGTTTCATCATTAGAGGCTACTTGGGCAAGTGGACGCTGATCATCAAAACCATTACCTTAGTGCTGGCGGTGTCCTCTGGCCTGAGCTTGGGAAAAGAGGGCCCCCTGGTGCACGTtgcctgctgctgtggaaaTATCTTGTGTCATCTCTTCACCAAGTACAGGAAGAATGAAGCCAAGCGCAGAGAG GTTTtatcagcagctgcagctgctggtgtgTCTGTAGCTTTTGGTGCACCGATTGGAGGAGTGCTCTTTAGTCTGGAAGAG gtCAGTTACTATTTTCCTCTCAAGACACTATGGCGGTCCTTCTTTGCTGCTCTGGTGGCTGCGTTTACTTTGCGCTCCATCAATCCTTTTGGGAACAGCCGCCTGGTTCTCTTCTACGTGGAGTTTCACATGCCCTGGCATCTTCTGGAGCTTGTGCCATTCGTCCTCTTGGGAATATTTGGTGGGCTTTGGGGAGCTTTCTTCATTCGCAGCAACATTGCCTGGTGCAGGCGACGTAAGACAACCAAGCTTGGTAAATACCCTGTGCTGGAGGTGTTTGTAGTGACTGCCATCACAGCCATCCTGGCCTTCCCTAATGAGTATACCAGAATGAGCACCAGTGAGCTGATCTCTGAACTCTTCAATGACTGTGGGATTTTGGACTCTTCCAAGCTCTGTGAGTATGTGAATGACTTCAACAGCACCAAAGGGGATGACCTGCCAGACCGAGCTGCTGGCCCAGGAGTTTACACAGCCATGTGGCAGCTGGCTTTGGCCCTTGTAATGAAAGTCTTCATCACAATCTTCACCTTTGGCATGAAG GTCCCCTCGGGGCTCTTCATCCCAAGCATGGCAGTAGGTGCTATAGCAGGAAGATTGCTAGGAGTAGCAATGGAGCAGCTGGCCTTTTACCACCACGACTGGGTCATCTTCAGTGGCTGGTGCAGCCAAGGAGCTGACTGTATCACTCCAGGCCTATATGCAATGGTTGGGGCTGCAGCATGTCTAG GAGGGGTGACCCGAATGACTGTGTCACTAGTGGTCATTATGTTTGAGCTCACGGGCGGACTGGAATACATAGTTCCTCTGATGGCAGCAGCCATGACCAGCAAGTGGATGGCTGATGCTATCGGGCGGGAAGGCATTTACGATGCCCACATTCGTCTCAATGGCTACCCTTTCTTGGAAGCCAAGGAGGAGTTCTCGCACAAGACACTTGCAATGGACGTCATGAGACCACGGAGGAATGATCCTCCTCTGACTGTCATTACTCAGGACAGCATGACAGTAGAAGATGTTGAGACCATCATCAATGAAACTACGTACAGTGGCTACCCAGTGGTGGTGTCACGGGAGTCCCAAAGACTGGTTGGATTTGTTCTCAGGAGAGACCTCATCATTTCAATCG AAAATGCCCGGAAGAAGCAGGATGGAATTGTGAGCActtcaattatttatttcactgaCCACTCTCCTCCACTGCCTCCAAGCTTCCCCTCCATGCTGAAACTCAGGAGCATCCTGGACCTCAGTCCTTTTACAGTGACAGACCAAACACCCATGGAAATTGTCGTGGATATATTTCGCAAGCTTGGATTGCGCCAGTGCCTGGTCACTCATAATgg gaaGCTACTTGGAATCATTACCAAAAAGGATGTACTAAAGCACATTGCACAGCTGGCTAACCAGGACCCAGATTCTATACTCTTCAATTAA